Sequence from the Panicum virgatum strain AP13 chromosome 5N, P.virgatum_v5, whole genome shotgun sequence genome:
ATTGCATAGTCTATATAAAAACCCAAGTTCAATCCAATAAACAATATTTATGTATATCACGTAGTACTTAATAATTAATGAAGATATGATGAAAGTGTAAGGATAAATAAAGGAGACCTCTCATTCCATTCAAAAGGTATACTCTTTTAACCCATTGATAGTACGGATATTAAAAAGCTATAAATCATACCTCATTAGACTACAAATAACCTTGTTTTTCAACTAAAATGCAATTTTAGtctagcaaatgatcttagatttgagtgtgttctagtcctatttgctcagaagaacacctagttttttatcatattttttcccaattttttacaaatatttttgaatttttaaatttgaaaacggAAAATGACGAAAAATACCGGAATTCCATTTCCCGGCTACTAGCGGAAACGGAAAATTTTCCGGTTTTCCGGCGGTTTTCCGGCGGAAAGTTTTTCCCTGCTCCGCAACTCGCAACATCACCAACCGGCCCCCATCCATCatcatccatgcatgcatgatatCCTAAAGCCGTTTTCGCTAACAACCACTCCAATCAGAGGTCGCACCGAATCCTAATCCCCGGACAGGAAGCCCTTTTGTGAGCAGAGTGCTTCCCCTTTATCTATCCTAGTAGCCCGGGCCGGCTGCCCGGCCCCAACGGTCCTATGCACACGACGCGGTGTCGGTGGCTGAGCTTGCCGTTTCGTTTTCACTGTGCGTTGTTCCCTGGTGGCCAATAGGCTCGCTCTAGCTCCTCCGTGCCCTGCCCAGCCAGCCAGTATCCGACTAGTCCCTGTCTGTCTGGCCCCGACGGACTGAACGCGGGGAAGGAAAAGGGCTGATGCTTCTTCCTCCTAAACTAACGGCCGCTGCCATCAGCTTGCGCTATCGCTGACCGTTTCGTTAGGCCACTGGCCCACTGCTAATGAAGTAATCATGGCGGGCGGCTGCTGGCGTGGATTGGTTGAGTATCTAGCCGTAAATCCTAGCTGTCAGCGAGTATTCTATCAGCATACAGTATGACACAACAACTAGCACTACTACTATACTTTGCGTTGGAAAATTAGGAGTACGGGTtcgggaaggaaggaaggaaatgCAGTACTGTCTGTAGCCTTGCTGGACGGCaacgctgcagctgcagctgcagcagttATTTCTAGCAGTTGGTACACGTGAATGAAGAGTTGAGAAGAGAAGAAATGAGGCGCGCGTCCCTGACcctgagggagggaggggattCAGAATTCCGTTTCCCCCTCGTCGTCGCACTGAGTTTAATTTTTCAACACCTTAATTTAATGCACCCATGTGCCACGCATGAACGGTAGCATGAATGACCGAGTCAATGGCGTTGCAGGACGGAACGGAGTAAAGGATTCCCTTTCAGAAAAGAAAAACGGAGGAAAGGATCGACGGAACCAAGATATCTCCTCCCGAATCGCGTCCTGGGCTCCTGGCGATCGATATCCTCCGTTActcgaagaaaaaaaaaagtctatatcaccctcTCACCTATGGGAGGTGGACTAACCTCCCAATCTATGAAATGGTCTATATCACTCCCCGAACTTTTCAAAATCAGTCAAATTACTcctaaaaaagttttgaaaaagcgtagtaaaaaacagaaaaattataaaaatggaAAATCtaattgtgttagactccaaatgagtagatctacacagtgaacatataatatggtatggtttagtatatttttttgctgtagctttagatctatgCTTTTCTTCATAGTTGTAAAAAAATGTATTAAAAcatatcatattatatgttcactgtgtagatctacttatttggagtccaacacaattggattttttattttatgatttttttgtgatttactatgatttttcaaaactgctttagaggtaatttgaccggttttagaaagttcagggggtgatatagattGTTTCATAGGTTGGtgggttatgtagtccaccccataggtgagggggtgatatagatttTTTCCTTACTTTGGTGGCGATTATAAACGCGCAATAAGTCCTCATCCCGTACTACATGGAACGTACTATACTCCGTAGCAGCTATCAGCTGTTGGATGCTCCTGTAGCTAGAGACGAACTCAATTTAACACTAAGAGCAGCACAACTGCACAAAGTAACGGCTACTACGTCCCAAATCATCCAAGGAACCGAAAGCAAATGCTGTGAGAAATCAAATTATGATTCGAAGATATGTTTTGCAGAATCATTTTAGGCTTGGACGACGAAACACGTAGACCCAGAAACAGATTGCGATGAgaggaaagaaaaaaggaaCTTGGTCCAAGAACCCGTTCTTCTATTCTCGTTCCCGTTTCTAGAAATGCCtcgagagaagaaaagaaacaaaaaaaatctagttGACCTCGCCTCCTCCGAGGCACGATCCACGGGCGGTGGCCGGCAGCCGCCCGGCACAACGGCAAGATCGCCTGGCACCCAAGCAAAATTTTGCAAGTTGCAAGCAGAGCAAGCAAAGAATATCGTTGCACTAGCAACTGGACGACTCTGAAAAATCAAGGAGCTAGCTGCGCAGCTAGTTGCTGCGACACGAATCCGGAATCCCTGGCTACAATCGCAATCAACACATGCAGGTTCGATCATCATCAGTTTATACACCAGTGGATCAATGATCACACAAATCATGCGCGCAATTTACAGGGCCGGACAGACACGGATCCGACTGGAATCGCGCGGGCGCCAGCCAAACCACCACCAATCATCCTCGGTTAAGCTTGGACGACAAGACAAATAATCCCAATACTACGAGCATCTCTAAATTAGCCTCCAACAGACTCTTCAAATAaatattcaaaaataaatatcatctatttcggatttcatgtTATCCAAAGATGGAGAATACAGATGGCTCTCTAGActacaaataagatatagaagagctattggaaaagacaaagaTATGAAAAACGATTTTCACTCAAATGACTctccaaatgataatttagaatgtagattttggaaaagctaaGATACTCTAACAACAATAATTGATTAAAAAGGGCAGATGAACagtttcttctctctcttttgtttttttctgaACGGCGAGGGACTAACGGGATGAATTgaacctcctcctcgtcctcccggCAGTCGCCGGCCGCCTGCGCTGAAGCGGGCGGGCGGATCAGCCGCGGCAGCGGGCGATGGCGGAGCAGCCGCGAGAGTAGGGGTTGGCCTGCGCGCCGGGGCGGCAGTTGTAGTAGGAGGCCCCCCGCACGGAGCACGGCACGTTGTCCCTCCGCAGCGCGCCGTAGCTGATGTACCCGGGCCCGCCCTGCAGCACCCGGCGCGCCACGgagtcgccgccggcggggaagcCGAACTCCTCGTCCTCCGCGGCGCCCACCACCCCGAGCTcccagcccagcgccgccggcacgtcgcccgcgcgggccgccgccgccagcgccaggagcgcgaggaggaggaggagcgcgccgCGCGTCGATCTCGCCATGGAGGAGGACTGAGATGGGGGGCGGGAGGGGAAAGTGGTCGCTCTGCTTTGGCGCGGGGTGGGGGTTCTGCTATGGACTATGGGAGagtgcagcggcagcggcaaggAACGGATGCTGCGCGTGCTTCTTTCTCTCCTTTGGGATCGTCCTCTCTCTTGCAACCCTTGGTGCGGTTGGGTTTAtaggagagagagtgagagagaaggAGCGGTGGGGCGGAATGAAAATTTGGGAAGAATGCGCGTGGGGTGCAGGCGGCTGCGCGTTGGGGCCCGGCTGGCCGGCGGGCGTCGGGTGCAGTTGGCGTGTGGGTGTTTCGGTTCCAGAGCGCGGGCCCCGGCGGCTTGGTCCACCCAACGAATAGGCTACCTCTGTATACGACTGTACAGATGTTAATTTTTTTAGGATTCAAGGTTGCATAATTGGAGAGGATTTGAATCCAGAAGAATAAAGTTCAACCACGAGCGAAAATGTGCAGGGGTTAGATCTGACCAGGGTTTATGGATGAAGAATGTCCAAATGGTCCGTCATATACTGCTACTGGGCAAATTATGGTATTATTTGGTTAGTAGGGTGTACTAGGCAAGGTCTGAGAGCGGTGAGCGAGACTGAGATTTAATGACATTACACAGTGACATTTTTGGTGACATTAGTTCAGTGACATGTGAGACCCACTTGATATGAATCTCACACGTCAATGATTTAATGTTACCGTGCAATGTCAATGAATCTGTGTCCTGATGGGCCACGGGGATGAGCAGCTCCAGCGTGGCGAGGAGGGACGCTGCGTGGCTTACCGGGTAGCCTAGCGCGAGCTGCAGCGAGGATCGCGGGGATGCGTGGCCGAGCGGCGGGGCGTGCGCGGCTAAGCCGCAACGCGAGGCACGCTAGACTGTGGTCGGGCGCCGAGTCAGCTACGGAGGGTTGCAGTATGATGGCCAAGCTGCGAGTccaaaggaaatgaaaaagtttATAAATCTTTcaacatattttttgaaaacaattATAATCTTTAAACATGTCACCCCCTCCGAACTAGGTGTCTAACCACCTCACATTCACAAAACCAGACATTTAATCCCTTAAGGTAGTTTTGCAAGACCGGTTTCCACTACAGTGATATGGTTTTatcttcatattttttattttttccaatGAATCTTTAAAACATAGtaaatcaaaaaaaaatcataaagtataaaattcaattttgttggactttatatgagtagatctacacagtaaACAAATCGTTGTGTTCACTTggtttgtcagccaaccagccagcagtactattctctcatactaaaaGTACCAGCCTtcagctaccagccagtcagcagtattattctcttataacaaatcagcaccagccatcagccacagccaagcgaacacagcaaACATATTATGCTTTAGTACAATTTGTTTTGATGTAGCTTTAGATCTTTGtttttctataagtaattagaATAATTCATAGATGCAGCTTCTACGGTTCAATTGTGGTGAAATGTTTATAATCGGCTAATTACAGTATGCTTGAACTGTAATTAAAATTTCATACAAATTGGATCATGTATAACTTAGTTATAAATAAAACATAGATTTAATAAGTATAAACctaaataaatctataactaaGTTATACATGATTCAATGAGTATAAAATTTTTAGTACAGTTCAATAATACAATAATTCGtccaccataaaagtttcaccaTAATTGGACCATAGAAACCGCATCTATGAATTATTTTGAGTAATTGAAGAAAAGCATAGTTATAAAGCTACAACAAAAACTTTGTGCTAAAGCATACTATATTTTATATTCGCTGTgcagatctactcatgtggagtccaacaaaattgaattctatatatattttttctgtgatttactataatttttcaagattcaacgaaaataacaaaaaaagaaaatgataaaACTATGCCACTGTAGCAAAATCGGGTTGCAAAACCACTCTTGGGGATTAAATGTCTGGTTTTGCAAAAGTGATAGGGGAGGTGGGTTAGAGACACGGTTTTGTAGTTCAGAGCATGATGTGATTCGCCATTGATGCATTGGGGGTCATATAAACTTTTTCCAAAAGGAAATGAATGGAGGGGGCTGCGGAACTGCAAAAATAAGAAGACGGAGCTTGTATGACTGAAAGGACCTTAAATGTCACCTAGAGGGTGGGGTGAAAAGGTTCTACAAATTATGCAAATTACAAAACTCAAACCAACACACCGATTTGggtgactggtcagaccggtcttgtgCAGAATCTGCCCCAAATATCAGAGTATTCCACTCCAGATCTAGCAGAAAAACAACTTGATGTAAATCCCCTACAGGTGTTATCAAGTATATTTCAAGTCCCTACACGCACAGAAACAACACACCGaagtagatcgaagcggaagcacaaagAATAGCTAGAGCAACaagtagtgaggcaaaccacaagGGAGACACGAGATTTGTTtaaccgaagttcagattcaccaaagtgaatcctagtctccgttgaggaactcTTTAGGAACGTGAGTCTATTTTAACTCACTTCCATCAAAGTGGGTCTTCTTCCAACCATTTCCTCACTTTCACTATCTTGATCTAGATCACGCCCGTACAAACTTGTCACTACTCACCACACCATTGGTAGCTAGCCGGCGACTCCTAGCCGTCTAGGAAGCAAACCTTCAaaagtaacaaatgcttcatgAGTTGCCTTGACATAACCAAGAGTGCTCAAGCTAGGGATTGCTCATTGCTACTCAAATTTGAGCTCTCAAAATGCTCACGGATAAGAAATCAAGTTAGCACAAttcacaaagagtgttggggagagGTTGCTGGTCAAGAGACTAGCTTCAAGTAGCTCAAAGATGCCAGGGAGCCAGCAACCCACAAAAGAGAGGGCCAAGGAGTACAAATACCCCACTCAAGAAAACTAGCTGTTTAAACTGGCAGTATAGACCGGACAAAGGATCGATCAGACTGGTCTCGTTAAAAAACTAGTCATTAGAGgtaggaccggtcagaccggtctagcaCAGAGAAAATCCAAACCTAAGATAAAGAGCTCCACTTGGTCCACCAAGTAATCAAGATTTGATCATCCGTGTCACATAAAGTTAGTTCTCAGGAGTTTCTCT
This genomic interval carries:
- the LOC120676763 gene encoding rapid alkalinization factor-like, with translation MARSTRGALLLLLALLALAAAARAGDVPAALGWELGVVGAAEDEEFGFPAGGDSVARRVLQGGPGYISYGALRRDNVPCSVRGASYYNCRPGAQANPYSRGCSAIARCRG